Proteins from a single region of Syngnathus scovelli strain Florida chromosome 7, RoL_Ssco_1.2, whole genome shotgun sequence:
- the ppp1r13l gene encoding relA-associated inhibitor: protein MASQNIYGSNLLFQTMNDDLSASLASADELDKEFSSMMKAASSGPPDTQRRGPVPQQQHISSSSSTSNSLRGSSSWNNISSLSPPYTPSPSTLHPMDSVVTMIKSAPTSPVPSVTSVSSPKISRAASPLPQGALSPKHSPQSQRRSYDWSPRGSVSYIERSSSPNRTAASHRPLPSPNRLSPFDGRGSPRPDRGPSPLSFHHPAAETLPRAFTFRPPDEGVQKQKSPGKWNETDLDMSFDSKPHHTYDKSDWIRATVPNSNWRESNLDGPSPAPSPKKNPRAPPVQFSHSSLPRNTRVSVLPDVPSSPQSHQYHQQPISRISIPPASVQSRQRRPIPLSVIMRLQNPQWGATSARMTPGGHHGDQWEAPYQTGGSRNFFFNQAAMQPPPELRQPAIYSDALNPGDIDAELSRLDLVHHVPMIHEGPPRPLSPTRLQPVVAPEAQSQEIPDIEELLRIRSEIPRPLKRRGSVEPSQPLKKASQYEPNQYKKLINKLFQRKERRNKGEEGGSESSSSSEGEDNSAALPPPRPPQANTLQDCRNYHSILRASRERKSSGRRARLSPLVLALDGALVGELETVQRAVQEMPDPSQSNDEGITALHNAICGGHYNVVDFLVRIGANVSAPDSHGWTPLHCAASCNDRPLCEFLVRNGAAVMAMTESDGATAAQKCDPYAVGFEECESFLRGVEEAMGTENSGVLYALWSYPAQASDELTFREGDMVTILQKVDGSDWWWASLCGREGFVPSNYFGLFPKVRPKSLS, encoded by the exons ATGGCTTCTCAGAACATCTATGGCAGCAACCTACTGt TCCAGACTATGAACGATGACCTGAGCGCATCGCTGGCTAGCGCGGACGAGCTTGACAAAGAGTTCAGCTCCATGATGAAGGCGGCCTCCTCTGGACCACCGGACACACAGCGCCGTGGACCG gTTCCTCAACAGCAGCACATCTCCTCATCATCCAGCACGTCCAACTCACTGAGGGGGTCGAGCAGCTGGAATAACATCAGCTCATTGTCACCGCCGTACACGCCCAGCCCATCAACCCTCCACCCGATGGACTCCGTGGTCACCATGATCAAAAGCGCGCCTACTTCCCCGGTGCCTTCAGTCACTTCGGTTTCCTCGCCCAAGATCAGTCGGGCCGCCTCGCCTCTGCCCCAGGGTGCTTTGAGCCCCAAGCATTCGCCCCAAAGCCAGAGGAGAAGCTACGACTGGAGTCCCCGCGGTTCGGTGAGCTACATCGAGAGGAGCTCGTCCCCCAATCGCACCGCCGCCTCTCACCGACCCCTGCCCTCGCCTAACCGGCTCAGCCCCTTCGACGGTCGCGGGTCGCCTCGGCCCGACCGGGGTCCCTCGCCTTTATCTTTTCATCATCCCGCCGCAGAAACGCTTCCTCGGGCTTTTACTTTCAGACCACCAG ATGAGGGCGTGCAGAAGCAAAAGAGTCCCGGGAAGTGGAACGAGACGGATCTAGACATGTCCTTCGATAGCAAGCCTCACCACACTTATGACA AAAGCGATTGGATCAGAGCCACCGTGCCCAACAGTAACTGGAGAGAGTCCAACCTAGATGGCCCTTCACCGGCCCCCAGCCCCAAAAAG AACCCTCGCGCTCCGCCTGTCCAGTTCTCTCACAGCTCCCTGCCAAGGAACACTCGGGTGTCAGTCCTCCCGGACGTGCCGTCGTCGCCCCAATCCCATCAGTACCACCAGCAACCCATTTCCCGGATTTCCATTCCGCCCGCTTCCGTCCAATCTCGCCAACGCAGGCCCATCCCGCTCTCCGTCATCATGCGTCTCCAGAACCCCCAGTGGGGCGCCACGTCCGCCAGAATGACTCCAGGGGGCCACCATGGAGACCAGTGGGAGGCTCCTTACCAGACTGGCGGATCCAGAAATTTCTTCTTCAACCAGGCCGCCATGCAGCCGCCGCCTGAACTCAGACAACCGGCCATTTACAGcgacg CACTGAACCCGGGTGACATCGACGCTGAGCTGTCCAGACTGGACTTAGTTCACCACGTACCCATGATCCACGAGGGCCCTCCCCGGCCCCTCAGTCCTACCCGGCTCCAGCCCGTGGTGGCCCCCGAGGCCCAGAGCCAGGAAATTCCCGACATAGAGGAGCTGCTTCGCATCCGCTCGGAGATCCCTCGACCTCTGAAGAGGCGCGGCTCGGTGGAACCGTCGCAGCCCCTGAAGAAGGCGTCGCAGTACGAACCCAACCAGTACAAGAAGCTCATCAACAAACTCTTCCAGCGTAAGGAGCGGCGGAACAAGGGCGAGGAAGGCGGCAGTGAGAGCAGCAGCTCCTCCGAGGGGGAGGACAACAGCGCTGCGCTTCCTCCGCCGCGACCGCCCCAGGCCAACACCCTCCAAGATTGCAGA AACTACCATTCTATCCTGAGGGCCAGCCGGGAGCGCAAAAGTTCCGGAAGACGAGCCCGCCTGAGCCCGCTGGTGCTGGCGCTGGACGGTGCGCTGGTGGGAGAGCTGGAAACAGTGCAGCGGGCCGTACAAGag ATGCCGGACCCGAGCCAGTCTAACGACGAGGGTATCACGGCGCTCCACAACGCCATCTGCGGCGGCCATTACAATGTGGTGGATTTCCTGGTTCGCATCGGCGCCAATGTCAGCGCGCCGGACAGCCACGGATG GACTCCGCTGCACTGCGCGGCGTCGTGCAACGACCGGCCGCTGTGCGAGTTCCTGGTGAGGAACGGCGCGGCTGTCATGGCCATGACGGAGAGCGACGGCGCCACGGCCGCACAGAAGTGCGACCCGTACGCCGTCGGCTTTGAGGAGTGCGAGAGCTTCCTGAGAG GCGTGGAGGAGGCGATGGGCACGGAGAACAGCGGAGTGCTGTACGCCTTGTGGAGTTACCCGGCGCAGGCCTCGGACGAGCTCACCTTCCGAGAGGGGGACATGGTCACCATCCTGCAGAAGGTTGACGGCTCCGACTGGTGGTGGGCCTCGCTGTGTGGCCGCGAGGGCTTCGTACCCAGCAACTACTTTGGG CTTTTCCCCAAGGTTCGACCAAAGTCTCTCTCTTAG